The sequence TAATCTCATGAGCACTTAATTTTTCATTGAAAACATCTGCAATTTTTTTTGAAGCTTTATTCGTTATAAATCCAACACAATCACTAAGCTTAATCATGCACTCTCCTCCTCGTGTAGTAAAATAGAGCTATAAATTCATTAGAATAAAAAGTCTATTTGAATTAAGTTTTACTTTATAATAACATATATATATATTGGCTGTATAATCTTAATGGAGAATTTGAGAATAATTTAAATAAAAAAAGCATACAAAACCTGATATCATAGGAATTCACTGGAAATTCATGATGGAGGTTTTGTATGCATAACAATATCATTAATTTATTAAAATTGAAAGGTGTTGGTATAAATCTCTTATTTCATTCTTCCCATAAGCTGGTCTTTTATATCTTCCAGCTCTACATCCTGATCCTTTAAAAGCACTAAAAGATGGTATATAAGGTCACTTGCCTCATATATAAGTTCTGATTTATCGGGATTTTTGGCAGCGATAATCACCTCTGCACACTCTTCTCCTACCTTTTTAAGGATCTTATCTACCCCCTCTTTATACAGGTAAGCAGTGTAGGAACCTTCCACAGGGCTGGTTTTTCTGTCTTTTAAAATATCATCCAGGGTAAAAAGCACCTCTCCCATGGTCATACTTTTTGCAGGTGTCACCCTGTTAAAGAAACATGATTTTTTTCCTGTATGGCACGCAGGACCTTTTTGTTCAACCTTTATAAGAAGAGTGTCCCCGTCGCAGTCATAGGATATTTCTTTTACTTTCTGAGTATTTCCTGAAACAGCTCCCTTGTTCCAAAGTTCCTGTCTGCTTCTGGAATAAAACCATGTGTATCCTGTATTCAGAGTTTTCTTATAGCTTTCTTCGTTCATATAGGCTAACATCAGTACCTCCCCGCTGTTAGAGTTCTGAATTATGGCAGGTATTAGTCCGTTTTTATCAAATTTTATATTTTCCATATTTACTCCCCTCAAACTATATTCTGATTTCAATTCCGCAATCTTTTAAGTACCTCTTAAGATCGGGTATTTTTACCTCTCCAAAGTGAAAGATAGAAGCAGCCAGCCCTGCATCCACTTTTGGAAGTCTTTCAAAAAGTATTTTAAAATCCTCCATCTTTCCAGCTCCCCCGGAAGCAACAACAGGTACATCCACCACATTGCTTACAGCTTCTAAGAGCTCCAGGTCAAATCCGCCTTTGACACCATCTGTGTCTATACTATTTACCACTATTTCTCCTGCTCCAAGGTGACATCCTTTTTTAACCCATTCTACAGCTTCCAATTCTGTTTCTTTTCTTCCCCCGTTTAAAAATACCTTGAATATACCATCTACCCTTTTTACATCTACAGACAGGACCACACACTGGCTGCCGTATTTCAGTGCAGCCTCCCTTATGAGTTCAGGATTTTTTATGGCCCCTGAATTGACACTTACCTTGTCTGCCCCAGCCTTTAGCACCCTGTCAAAGTCGCCTAAAGTGTTGATCCCTCCTCCTACTGTGAGAGGTATGAATACCTGGTCTGCCACCTCCTTAACAATATCTGTAAAAAGTTTTCTTCCCTCGTTGGTAGCAGTGATATCGTAAAATACCAGCTCGTCAGCTCCCATTTCATTGTATATCCCGGCAAGCTTTACAGGATCTTCCACATCTCTGACACCTTCAAATTTAACCCCTTTAACTACCTTCCCGTCCCTCACATCCAGACACGGGATAATTCTCTTGGTTATCATTGTTACCTCCTTGTATAATGAAATAGAGCTATAAAAGCACTATTTCTAGTTTATTTAATTTTTTAGTATATAATTAACATAGACGCTGTGGATTAGTGTGACCTCCTATAGCTTCGACTATTTCTTTTAGGCTCT comes from Psychrilyobacter piezotolerans and encodes:
- the hisIE gene encoding bifunctional phosphoribosyl-AMP cyclohydrolase/phosphoribosyl-ATP diphosphatase HisIE — encoded protein: MENIKFDKNGLIPAIIQNSNSGEVLMLAYMNEESYKKTLNTGYTWFYSRSRQELWNKGAVSGNTQKVKEISYDCDGDTLLIKVEQKGPACHTGKKSCFFNRVTPAKSMTMGEVLFTLDDILKDRKTSPVEGSYTAYLYKEGVDKILKKVGEECAEVIIAAKNPDKSELIYEASDLIYHLLVLLKDQDVELEDIKDQLMGRMK
- the hisF gene encoding imidazole glycerol phosphate synthase subunit HisF, whose protein sequence is MITKRIIPCLDVRDGKVVKGVKFEGVRDVEDPVKLAGIYNEMGADELVFYDITATNEGRKLFTDIVKEVADQVFIPLTVGGGINTLGDFDRVLKAGADKVSVNSGAIKNPELIREAALKYGSQCVVLSVDVKRVDGIFKVFLNGGRKETELEAVEWVKKGCHLGAGEIVVNSIDTDGVKGGFDLELLEAVSNVVDVPVVASGGAGKMEDFKILFERLPKVDAGLAASIFHFGEVKIPDLKRYLKDCGIEIRI